One segment of Calliopsis andreniformis isolate RMS-2024a chromosome 1, iyCalAndr_principal, whole genome shotgun sequence DNA contains the following:
- the LOC143178505 gene encoding lamin-C isoform X2, translating to MSTKATKKSTATSSSSSVQSPQFSTSTPIGQRPGSPLSPTRYSRLQEKQELQNLNDRLACYIDKVRHLETENSRLTRELQTTEETSTREVSKVKSMYEHELSDARKLLDDTAKERAKLEIDTKRLWDSNEELKSKLEKKIMDLQVAERNLLLYETRCNDLQSQYNQSQAERKKLVERERELEQEVEKLKASLDDARKHLGEETLQRIVLENNIQSLKEDISFKDQIYQQELTETRTKRQMEISEIDGRLAEQYEAKLQQSLQELRDQYEAQMRANREEIELLYENKIKNLTAHAQRNSGAASLAVEELRQTRTRIDTLSQKINELEATNNALNARIRDLENLRENEKTRHAESLASLEAELARIRDEMAQQLQEYQDLMDIKVALDLEIAAYRKLLESEEARLNIGPVQSSTQSVSSGRSTPSRHTPLRGGKRKRTLLEESEERTSSDYSVTGTSRGDMEISEADPQGRFVKLTNKGNKEMSLSGWQIIRKAGSLETVFKFHRTAKVEAGATVMVWSADIGATHEPPSNIVMKGQKWFTADNMTTILLNNDGEEMATSECKRQQLTTSLSRHRENLGFRQEELHHQQKRYLYPY from the exons ATGTCAACGAAGGCAACGAAGAAGAGCACGGCGACGAGCTCGAGTAGCAGCGTGCAGTCGCCGCAGTTCAGCACGTCAACGCCGATCGGTCAACGACCAGGAAGTCCTTTGAGTCCGACACGTTACTCTCGTCTACAGGAGAAGCAGGAGCTACAGAATCTCAATGACCGGCTGGCTTGTTATATCGACAAAGTGCGGCACCTGGAAACCGAAAATTCCAGGCTTACGCGGGAGCTTCAGACGACCGAGGAGACCAGCACCCGCGAAGTATCCAAAGTCAAGTCTATGTATGAGCATGAATTGTCCGACGCGAGGAAATTACTCGATGACACTGCTAAGGAACGAGCGAAACTCGAGATTGATACCAAGCGACTGTGGGATAGCAATGAGGAGCTTAAGTCGAA ATTGGAAAAAAAGATAATGGACTTGCAAGTTGCAGAGAGGAACCTGTTGTTGTATGAAACTCGTTGCAACGATTTACAGTCGCAATATAATCAGTCTCAAGCAGAACGGAAAAAGCTagtagaaagagaaagagagttgGAGCAAGAAGTAGAAAAGTTGAAGGCATCATTAGATGATGCCCGTAAACATCTTGGTGAAGAAACATTGCAACGGATTGTTCTTGAAAATAATATTCAAAGCCTAAAAGAAGATATCAGTTTCAAGGATCAAATTTATCAACAAGAACTCACAGAAACAAGAACAAAGCGGCAG atggaaatctctgaaataGATGGCCGGCTTGCTGAACAATATGAAGCGAAATTACAACAGTCCTTACAAGAATTGCGAGATCAATACGAGGCGCAAATGCGAGCCAACAGAGAAGAAATCGAACTGTTGTATGAAAATAAGATCAAAAATTTGACAGCTCATGCTCAGCGTAATAGTGGAGCAGCTAGCTTAGCTGTTGAAGAATTGAGACAGACAAGGACAAGAATTGATACACTTAGTCAAAAAATAAATGAACTTGAAGCAACCAATAATGCTCTCAATGCACGAATCAG GGATTTAGAAAACTTGCGTGAAAATGAGAAAACTCGTCACGCGGAAAGTTTGGCATCTTTGGAAGCAGAGTTAGCACGTATCCGCGACGAAATGGCTCAACAGTTACAAGAATATCAAGATCTCATGGATATCAAAGTTGCTCTTGATTTGGAAATTGCTGCATATCGAAAATTACTGGAATCTGAAGAAGCTAG GTTAAACATTGGGCCCGTACAGTCAAGTACACAATCAGTATCCAGTGGTAGAAGTACTCCTTCAAGGCACACTCCACTGAGAGGCGGAAAACGGAAACGCACTTTGTTAGAGGAGAGCGAAGAACGTACTAGCAGTGATTACAGTGTAACTGGAACGTCTAGAGGTGACATGGAGATTTCGGAAGCTGATCCTCAAGGACGATTCGTGAAACTTACCAATAAAGGCAATAAG GAGATGTCACTCAGTGGATGGCAAATAATTCGCAAAGCTGGTTCTCTGGAAACAGTATTTAAATTCCATCGTACTGCAAAAGTAGAAGCAGGCGCCACTGTAATGGTATGGTCAGCAGATATTGGTGCTACACACGAGCCACCATCCAACATTGTTATGAAGGGTCAGAAATGGTTTACAGCAGATAATATGACAACTATTCTTCTTAATAACGACGGCGAG GAAATGGCCACTTCAGAGTGCAAAAGGCAACAGTTGACCACATCTTTGTCCCGACATAGAGAAAACTTGGGTTTTCGTCAGGAAGAACTTCATCATCAGCAG AAAAGATATCTCTACCCATATTAA
- the Lint-o gene encoding L(3)mbt interactor in ovarian somatic cells, which translates to MQQHRVEAQILHEEQILEAIDQLRRRKARPDADRICNYLLRKFSVDAQDTIADLHRLIEAEKVIQVDYKGNTSYRNASKWSRLQMYKNRPEGFVKEKLNSGMVAGAVAELVVEEPDYLDQGVPAYRLVEQLLDGVSNPTSRRMVEDFLGKEVASGNLTRLSNGNYSLVATSDMTTTAEPTHRESFTLENGNARRKELQTVTSTTGGLYDFDETENLTITDSRSNTPRSSRQASPKPEPQIKKEESFEILVGGDENVESPVEADPLKEQEPQEPQEAQEPSQTIVEDVKEESKSADNQTPNLKRSSKSERKQRLLVRTDDPMDIEIKFEDYRRDNKEETSSQKEKREEAGHLSEEREDDDAGRSSTNPSPTPSNVNVGGFRSARRKRAKKVFDPSDNNLVKRKRGRQPGSQNKSSMSQESQDSSKPTVKDGPCRQCSLCAKEKQETLVACRDCTVRAHPSCIYSPEEMIQKAGSNWQCERCKSCTICCETSDAGPLATCFTCDEAYHYYCHTPRIILPKSNSKWQCNDCIQKQYKTNVNQNISLVTSRPDTPSNPPVLPPVLSPQVSPARGSSDQMDDDSPRDGIDPNIPDASDWTSEQVYQYFARLFPKEAEVFRQQDIDGHSLLLMKRSDVLSGLDLLLGPALKIYRHVLKLQVRRDDPKLYWL; encoded by the exons ATGCAGCAGCATCGGGTAGAGGCGCAGATACTCCACGAGGAGCAGATCCTGGAGGCGATAGATCAGCTGCGTCGACGTAAAGCGCGACCCGACGCCGATCGTATTTGCAATTATCTGCTGCGAAAATTCTCGGTCGACGCACAGGACACCATAGCCGATCTTCATCGGTTGATCGAAGCGGAGAAGGTGATTCAGGTGGACTATAAGGGTAACACTAGCTACAGGAATGCCTCGAAATGGTCGCGGCTGCAGATGTACAAAAATCGACCGGAGGGCTTCGTGAAGGAAAAGTTGAACTCCGGGATGGTGGCGGGAGCCGTGGCCGAGCTCGTTGTCGAGGAGCCGGATTACCTCGATCAAGGTGTGCCCGCTTATAGGCTGGTCGAACAGCTGCTCGATGGTGTCTCGAATCCCACGTCCAGACGCATGGTAGAGGATTTTCTCGGAAAAGAAGTGGCCAGCGGTAATTTGACGCGTCTCTCGAACGGCAATTACTCGCTGGTGGCGACGTCTGACATGACAACCACCGCCGAGCCAACGCATCGGGAATCTTTCACCCTCGAGAATGGGAACGCGCGACGGAAGGAATTGCAAACCGTCACCTCGACGACGGGGGGTTTGTACGATTTCGACGAGACGGAGAACTTGACGATTACGGACTCGAGATCGAACACGCCGAGATCCTCCAGACAAGCGAGTCCGAAGCCTGAGCCACAGATCAAGAAGGAGGAAAGCTTCGAGATACTCGTCGGGGGTGACGAGAATGTCGAGTCGCCGGTTGAGGCTGATCCTTTGAAGGAGCAAGAGCCGCAGGAACCCCAGGAAGCGCAGGAACCGTCCCAGACGATTGTCGAGGATGTGAAGGAGGAATCGAAGAGCGCGGATAATCAGACCCCTAACCTCAAAAGGTCATCCAAGTCGGAGCGTAAACAGCGCTTACTCGTCCGCACGGATGATCCTATGGACATAgagattaagtttgaggattatcgaAGAGACAATAAAGAGGAGACGAGTTCGCAGAAGGAGAAGAGGGAGGAAGCTGGACATCTTAGCGAGGAGCGGGAGGACGACGATGCGGGAAGAAGTTCCACCAATCCTTCGCCCACGCCTTCTAACGTTAATGTTGGTGGATTTCGAAGTGCTCGTAGAAAG AGAGCAAAAAAAGTGTTCGATCCCTCTGATAATAATCTTGTGAAGCGAAAACGTGGAAGACAACCAGGTTCTCAGAATAAGTCTTCTATGTCTCAGGAGTCTCAAGATTCTTCTAAGCCTACTGTTAAAGACGGTCCTTGTAGACAATGTAGTCTTTGTGCCAAAGAGAAACAAGAAACCTTGGTTGCTTGCCGTGATTGCACTGTGAGAG CACATCCAAGCTGTATTTATAGTCCAGAAGAAATGATCCAAAAGGCAGGCAGCAATTGGCAGTGTGAACGTTGCAAGAGTTGTACAATATGTTGTGAAACTTCGGATGCT GGGCCACTTGCTACATGCTTCACGTGCGATGAAGCTTACCATTATTATTGCCACACTCCACGAATAATACTTCCTAAATCAAATTCAAAGTGGCAGTGTAATGACTGTATTCAAAAGCAGTATAAGACAAATGTAAACCAAAAtattagtttggttaccagcagACCTGACACACCATCAAATCCACCTGTTTTACCTCCTGTTTTAAGTCCTCAAGTATCTCCTGCCAGAGGGTCTTCAGATCAAATGGATGATGATAGCCCAAGAGATGGAATTGATCCTAATATACCTGATGCCTCAGATTGGACGTCTGAACAAGTATATCAGTATTTTGCAAGACTCTTTCCAAAAGAAGCAGAAGTGTTCAGGCAACAG GATATCGACGGCCACtctttattattaatgaaacgaTCTGATGTTTTAAGCGGACTTGATCTGCTTTTAGGTCCAGCGTTAAAAATATATAGGCATGTATTAAAACTGCAAGTGCGGAGGGATGATCCAAAACTATATTGGTTGTAA
- the LOC143188853 gene encoding uncharacterized protein LOC143188853, with protein MCDLIDFNSPDTKGFLSSRLASPLIPVPTDSTCGNSYNRLNKPSSQTLQPRDSLENNPFDMVLHKTTEYIQKKDDPFEVMLEKALKPKSKKRTCSVDFTDDCGLKQKKLTQRSKMNKTLDDSLIKNELNVKNIIINKMPYENRIFDLDNIHELKNNVKSDTVAHNANVPAINIEDINSSILSHSLMNNTLFEEDEEVNKDLMKINLEDEISTCVEGDTLNVNEIPLSNAYLKLPKLRRSFSQGEKISPKKSKHLNLTSLVESLRTRSGSSNNVSTSSYDCLNTAFRRSHSSGSSVFSSISNISSIPKLNSVSSATSSSMIMSNNTLNRTFIESLSSENISATKLSEQIDSIKEANISLNKSQFSISDLAERFNKLKTKASEVQINEKSENEKNEVVSNFSTECITVMEKDKECITNNKLIDVDIFKPETNYSKESSTSFNSDTSSDSVFLEGNKINKSILQEARHLARTFEELALKTSSGSSIDDLISNNSLWTSELLPAFDDEIKTDNLIELLTSPNTNDVNSKNEKVMEQTKSDSSTEKHEICDTKKTEGKKVIEMELIEPEKRISAATLLLDLKKLVGTENNMEANKLLNDLEKALGVNWENNTELLTTCLSLTNNLGKSPQKSKCNLEIIKNVAENNMEYSQEDNLANNSSENIIKMDNNLKTNTCINNTEKCLKEINSPPENEILKAKSNVEEMNNEKEENKFDTEEECKKDSFHETKNNNFGNEKMVLELLANIGKLLTNETEKHSSLDVLKNLGKALHFATNNYNVNENIKPDCNYEEIQQTPKKSVTKFENKKCSSVLSKSRNRFSLDLDSKKQSVNKNSIRRSISVSQTPPPKSIPSPVMSKGKSTSQLKEVTKRFPSDPGLASPPSDKKIITKSDKNNLGKDTQIKSATLNIHKEKTSIVDVVKTKLKKKNGTDIVNKRGPLKALIPIGNMQKRDTINKKAISPAQSVTPPKSHKIISSTPNTLDDKPKVSKTSRSAKPVASSTPDIQTSKTRDTQAQTTNYLKKRNFSCDISPVTTRVNVNNKNGINNSPKRISKLPSPKRTTPKRRPTESGIPKSQTPPVNKRLNSSFDINQYEHFPKNNDKLQASPLRESNKIMYKVKPINLISKMRRHSTGTNVMEKENI; from the exons ATGTGTGATCTTATAGATTTTAATAGTCCTGATACGAAAGGATTTTTGAGCTCTAGACTTGCGTCACCTTTAATACCGGTTCCTACAGATTCCACTTGCGGTAATTCCTATAATCGTCTAAACAAACCAAGCTCACAAACGTTACAACCACGTGATAGTTTAGAAAATAATCCTTTTGATATGGTACTTCATAAAACCACGGAATATATTCAAAAAAAAGATGATCCTTTTGAAGTGATGCTGGAAAAGGCTCTGAAGCCAAAATCCAAAAAGAGAACATGCTCTGTTGATTTTACCGATGACTGTGGTTTAAAACAAAAGAAGCTGACTCAGAGATCAAAGATGAACAAAACATTGGATGATTCCttaattaaaaatgaattgaatgtaaaaaatataattatcaataaaatgcCTTATGAAAATAGAATATTTGATTTAGATAATATACATGAATtgaaaaataatgtaaaatctGATACTGTTGCACATAATGCTAATGTACCTGCTATTAATATTGAAGATATTAATTCATCTATTCTAAGCCATTCTTTAATGAATAATACATTGTTTGAAGAGGATGAAGAAGTAAATAAGGATCTAATGAAAATCAATTTAGAAGATGAGATATCAACATGTGTAGAAGGGGATACTCTTAATGTTAATGAAATACCATTATCAAATGCATATCTAAAACTACCAAAACTTCGGCGTTCATTTTCACAAGGAGAAAAGATATCTCCAAAAAAATCAAAACATCTGAACCTGACCTCACTGGTAGAATCTTTGAGAACTCGCTCTGGAAGTAGTAACAATGTATCTACATCTTCATATGATTGTTTAAATACTGCTTTTCGAAGAAGCCATTCTAGTGGAAGTTCTGTATTTTCAAGTATATCAAATATTTCTTCTATTCCCAAATTAAATTCTGTTTCTTCTGCAACCAGTTCATCAATGATAATGTCAAATAATACCCTTAATCGTACCTTTATAGAAAGTCTTTCATCTGAGAACATAAGTGCTACAAAATTAAGTGAGCAAATAGACTCTATTAAAGAAGCAAACATTTCTTTAAataaatctcaattttcaatatccgATTTAGCTGAACGGTTTAATAAACTTAAGACAAAAGCTTCAGAAGTTCAGATTAATGAAAAAtctgaaaatgaaaaaaatgaagTTGTGTCTAATTTTTCTACTGAATGCATAACTGTGATGGAAAAAGATAAAGAATGTATTACAAATAACAAATTAATAGATGTTGATATATTTAAACCAGAAACAAATTACAGCAAAGAGTCTTCCACAAGTTTTAATTCTGACACTTCATCAGATTCAGTATTTCTT GaaggaaataaaattaataaatcaatACTGCAGGAAGCTAGACATCTTGCAAGAACTTTTGAAGAATTGGCTTTGAAAACAAGTTCAGGAT CAAGCATTGATGATCTCATTTCAAATAATTCATTGTGGACATCAGAATTACTACCAGCCTTTGATGATGAAATCAAAACTGATAATTTAATTGAGTTACTTACATCTCCTAATACCAATGATGTAAATTCCAaaaatgaaaaagttatggAACAGACAAAGAGTGATTCATCTACAGAAAAACATGAAATCTGTGATACTAAGAAAACAGAAGGAAAAAAAGTTATAGAAATGGAACTTATTGAACCTGAAAAACGTATTTCTGCAGCAACACTTTTACTAGATCTTAAGAAATTAGTTGGAACAGAAAATAACATGGAAGCAAATAAATTGTTGAATGATTTGGAAAAAGCTTTAGGTGTTAACTGGGAAAATAATACTGAATTGTTGACTACTTGTCTTAGTTTAACTAATAATTTAGGTAaaagtccacaaaaatcaaaatgtaatttagaaataataaaaaatgtggCAGAAAATAATATGGAATACAGTCAGGAGGACAATTTAGCTAATAATTCATCAGAAAATATTATAAAGATGGATAACAACTTAAAAACGAATACATGCATTAATAATACGgaaaaatgtttgaaagaaATAAATAGTCCACcagaaaatgaaattttaaaagCAAAATCCAATGTTGAAGAGATGAATaacgaaaaagaagaaaataagtttgatactgaagAAGAATGTAAAAAAGACTCTTTCCACGagacaaaaaataataatttcggAAATGAAAAAATGGTATTGGAACTTCTTGCAAATATAGGAAAATTGTTAACTAATGAAACCGAAAAACATTCAAGTTTGGATGTACTTAAAAACTTGGGAAAGGCATTGCATTTTGCtactaataattataatgtaaatgaaaatattaaacCCGATTGTAATTATGAAGAAATCCAACAAACTCCAAAAAAATCTGTGACCaagtttgaaaataaaaaatgttcctCAGTGTTGTCAAAGTCAAGAAATAGATTTAGCTTGGACTTAGATTCGAAA AAACAGTCAGTTAATAAGAATTCGATTAGAAGAAGTATATCTGTATCTCAGACTCCACCACCTAAAAGTATACCAAGTCCAGTAATGTCTAAAGGCAAAAGTACATCTCAGTTGAAAGAAGTTACAAAACGTTTCCCTAGCGATCCTGGGCTTGCTAGTCCACCATCAGATAAAAAAATCATTACAAAGTCTGATAAAAACAATTTAGGAAAAG ATACACAGATAAAGTCGGCTACCTTAAACATACACAAAGAAAAAACTTCAATAGTGGATGTAGTGAAAACtaaattgaaaaagaaaaatggCACTGATATTGTAAATAAAAGAGGCCCCCTAAAAGCTCTTATTCCCATTGGAAATATGCAAAAAAGAG ACACTATTAATAAGAAAGCAATTTCACCTGCTCAATCTGTCACTCCGCCGAAGTCTCATAAAATAATCAGCAGCACACCTAACACGTTGGATGACAAACCCAAAGTGAGCAAGACCTCACGATCTGCGAAACCAGTTGCTTCATCCACTCCGGATATTCAAACTTCTAAAACCCGAGACACACAAGCACAAACAACTAATTACTTAAAAAAACGTAACTTTTCTTGTGATATTTCACCGGTAACTACACGCGTAAACGTTAATAACAAGAATGGAATAAATAATAGTCCAAAAAG aatCAGTAAATTACCATCTCCAAAAAGAACGACACCCAAACGTCGGCCAACGGAATCTGGGATTCCAAAGTCCCAAACTCCTCCCGTAAATAAAAGACTGAATTCTTCGTTTGATATTAATCAATACGAACACTTTCCC AAGAATAACGATAAATTGCAAGCAAGTCCTCTGAGAGAGAGTAATAAGATTATGTACAAAGTGAAACCAATCAATTTG atCTCAAAAATGCGAAGGCACAGTACTGGTACCAATGTGatggaaaaagaaaatatttaa
- the LOC143178505 gene encoding lamin Dm0 isoform X1, with protein sequence MSTKATKKSTATSSSSSVQSPQFSTSTPIGQRPGSPLSPTRYSRLQEKQELQNLNDRLACYIDKVRHLETENSRLTRELQTTEETSTREVSKVKSMYEHELSDARKLLDDTAKERAKLEIDTKRLWDSNEELKSKLEKKIMDLQVAERNLLLYETRCNDLQSQYNQSQAERKKLVERERELEQEVEKLKASLDDARKHLGEETLQRIVLENNIQSLKEDISFKDQIYQQELTETRTKRQMEISEIDGRLAEQYEAKLQQSLQELRDQYEAQMRANREEIELLYENKIKNLTAHAQRNSGAASLAVEELRQTRTRIDTLSQKINELEATNNALNARIRDLENLRENEKTRHAESLASLEAELARIRDEMAQQLQEYQDLMDIKVALDLEIAAYRKLLESEEARLNIGPVQSSTQSVSSGRSTPSRHTPLRGGKRKRTLLEESEERTSSDYSVTGTSRGDMEISEADPQGRFVKLTNKGNKEMSLSGWQIIRKAGSLETVFKFHRTAKVEAGATVMVWSADIGATHEPPSNIVMKGQKWFTADNMTTILLNNDGEEMATSECKRQQLTTSLSRHRENLGFRQEELHHQQGDPQGEGNCRIM encoded by the exons ATGTCAACGAAGGCAACGAAGAAGAGCACGGCGACGAGCTCGAGTAGCAGCGTGCAGTCGCCGCAGTTCAGCACGTCAACGCCGATCGGTCAACGACCAGGAAGTCCTTTGAGTCCGACACGTTACTCTCGTCTACAGGAGAAGCAGGAGCTACAGAATCTCAATGACCGGCTGGCTTGTTATATCGACAAAGTGCGGCACCTGGAAACCGAAAATTCCAGGCTTACGCGGGAGCTTCAGACGACCGAGGAGACCAGCACCCGCGAAGTATCCAAAGTCAAGTCTATGTATGAGCATGAATTGTCCGACGCGAGGAAATTACTCGATGACACTGCTAAGGAACGAGCGAAACTCGAGATTGATACCAAGCGACTGTGGGATAGCAATGAGGAGCTTAAGTCGAA ATTGGAAAAAAAGATAATGGACTTGCAAGTTGCAGAGAGGAACCTGTTGTTGTATGAAACTCGTTGCAACGATTTACAGTCGCAATATAATCAGTCTCAAGCAGAACGGAAAAAGCTagtagaaagagaaagagagttgGAGCAAGAAGTAGAAAAGTTGAAGGCATCATTAGATGATGCCCGTAAACATCTTGGTGAAGAAACATTGCAACGGATTGTTCTTGAAAATAATATTCAAAGCCTAAAAGAAGATATCAGTTTCAAGGATCAAATTTATCAACAAGAACTCACAGAAACAAGAACAAAGCGGCAG atggaaatctctgaaataGATGGCCGGCTTGCTGAACAATATGAAGCGAAATTACAACAGTCCTTACAAGAATTGCGAGATCAATACGAGGCGCAAATGCGAGCCAACAGAGAAGAAATCGAACTGTTGTATGAAAATAAGATCAAAAATTTGACAGCTCATGCTCAGCGTAATAGTGGAGCAGCTAGCTTAGCTGTTGAAGAATTGAGACAGACAAGGACAAGAATTGATACACTTAGTCAAAAAATAAATGAACTTGAAGCAACCAATAATGCTCTCAATGCACGAATCAG GGATTTAGAAAACTTGCGTGAAAATGAGAAAACTCGTCACGCGGAAAGTTTGGCATCTTTGGAAGCAGAGTTAGCACGTATCCGCGACGAAATGGCTCAACAGTTACAAGAATATCAAGATCTCATGGATATCAAAGTTGCTCTTGATTTGGAAATTGCTGCATATCGAAAATTACTGGAATCTGAAGAAGCTAG GTTAAACATTGGGCCCGTACAGTCAAGTACACAATCAGTATCCAGTGGTAGAAGTACTCCTTCAAGGCACACTCCACTGAGAGGCGGAAAACGGAAACGCACTTTGTTAGAGGAGAGCGAAGAACGTACTAGCAGTGATTACAGTGTAACTGGAACGTCTAGAGGTGACATGGAGATTTCGGAAGCTGATCCTCAAGGACGATTCGTGAAACTTACCAATAAAGGCAATAAG GAGATGTCACTCAGTGGATGGCAAATAATTCGCAAAGCTGGTTCTCTGGAAACAGTATTTAAATTCCATCGTACTGCAAAAGTAGAAGCAGGCGCCACTGTAATGGTATGGTCAGCAGATATTGGTGCTACACACGAGCCACCATCCAACATTGTTATGAAGGGTCAGAAATGGTTTACAGCAGATAATATGACAACTATTCTTCTTAATAACGACGGCGAG GAAATGGCCACTTCAGAGTGCAAAAGGCAACAGTTGACCACATCTTTGTCCCGACATAGAGAAAACTTGGGTTTTCGTCAGGAAGAACTTCATCATCAGCAG GGCGATCCTCAAGGGGAAGGGAATTGCCGCATTATGTGA